The genomic region GCTGCGACGCGAGCGCGGGCACCACCACCACGCGCAGGGAGATTTTGCGCCCCTTCGCCGCGGCCCGGTCCTCGAAGACCTCCAGCGTGCCGCAGAGCGTCTGCGCGGCCACTCCGTCCAGCCGGCACGGCTTCAGGTCCATCCGCCGCGCGGGGGCGGGCTCGGCATTGGAGGACCGGGAGCAGCCCGTGAGCGACAGCGCGGCCAGCACCGCCAGCGCGGCGAGGGGGTGAGACAAGATGCCACCTGTCACGGCGGGCCAACCTCCAGCACGGGGGAGTCCCCTGGCGCATACCATTGGAGTGCCGAAGGTGCACCCGTCGAGGCCTCGACACGCGCGGCGATTGAATCCGCGCGAACGCGGTGCGTCCTCTGCTACGCCCATGCCCATGAAGAAACGCGCGTTCCTGGTCCTCTTCGCCCTGTCGCTCACCACGCTCTCCGGCTGCGCAGCGCTGCAGAGCCTGCTCAACGGTGCCTTCAAGAAGCCCACGCTGAAGTTCAAGACAGCCCGGCTGGCGAACGCCTCCCTGTCCGACGCCACGGTGGACCTGGTGTACGAGTTGGACAACCCCAACAGCCTGGGCCTGAAGCTGGCGTCGGTGGACTACGCCTTCTTCGTGGAGGGCAAGCAGCTGGTGGCCGGCAAGCCGAAGGAGGGCTTGAACCTCAAGTCCAACGGCAAGAGCCAGATTGTCTTCCCCGCCAACGTGAAGTTCGCGGACATCGCGCCGGTGGTGACCACGTTCCTGGACAAGGACGTGGCGGCCTTCAAGGCGCAGGGCTCGCTGGGCATCCAGACGCCGCTGGGCGTGCTGAAGTTCCCCCTGGAGAAGGAGGGCACGTTCCCCGTCCCCAAGATTCCCCAGGTGCAGTTCCAGGCGCCGCGCATCACCAACGTCACGCTGAGCGGGGCCACGGTGGAGTTCCCCCTGGCCATCACCAACCGCAACGCCTTCCCCCTGCCGGTGGCGGGCATCACCGGTGCGCTCAAGGTGGCGGGCGCCAACGTGGGCAACCTCTCCACGGGCAACCTGGGCATGCTGGACGGAAGTGGGACGAAGCAGGTGACCCTGCCACTCACCATCAACTTCGCGAGCGCCGCTTCCGCGGCCATGGCGCTGCGCTCGGGTGGTAACGCGCAGGTGAGCCTGACGGGCAACCTGACGTCGGACGCGCAGTCCGTGCCCCTGAACCTGAGTCAGCTCGTGAATTTCACGAAGTAAACAGCAGGGCGTGCAGGGAGGCAGGCGGTGCGTGGGACACCGGGGATGTTGTCCCCGGGCAGGGGAGCCGTTACGGTTGCGCCGCTTCCCGAGGGCCCCCCATGCGCCGCATCCTCTTCAAGTCCAAGATCCACCGCGCGACGGTGACCCAGGCCGACCTCGACTACGAGGGTTCGGTAACCATCGACCGAGATTTGCTGAAGGCGGCGGACATCCTCCCCTTCGAGAAGGTCGCGGTGTGGAACGTCACGCGCGGCACCCGGCTGGAGACGTACGCCCTGGAGGGCGAGTCCGGCAGCGGTGTCATCTGCATCAACGGCGCGGCCGCGCACCTGAACCAGCCGGGCGACCTGGTCATCCTGGCCACCTTCGCGGAGGTCGAGGAGGCGGAGGCCGCCCACTGGAAGCCCACGGTCGTCTTCGTGGACGGAAAGAACCGGGCGGTTCCCGGCGTCACCGAGGAAATCCCCGGGCCCGCGCGCCGTATCGCGTAGAGACGCCCACGGGTCCTTCCGGCACCTTTTGCCGCACCCAGCCCTGTCTGCCATGCTTCCCGCCCTTTCCTTGTTGGCGCGGAGGCGCGGCGACGCGCGTCCCGGAGGCGATGACGCGATGAAGTGGACGTGGGCGGGCCTGACGGTCCTGGTGGCGGTGACGGGGTGCAAGCAGGTGGGCTCGTATCAGCGCGACCCCAACCAGGAGGACGCGTTCATCTCCAACGTGCCGGTCATCCGGGCGCCCGCGCAGGACCGCTGCGCGGCGTTGGGGAAGTCCTCCGTGCGCAGCGGCTGTGACGACGCCCTCTACCTGGCCCAGGAGTACACCCGGCGCCTGTCGGTGGGGGACGAGGTGTGCCTGGAGGGCGGCTTCGGCGAGGAGCCGGGCGCGGCGTGCAAGGCGCGCGCGGCGGTCATCGACACGGGGCCCAACCGGGTGAAGCTGGAGGTGCGTTCGGCGCGTCCGGATTCGCGGTGGTTCAAGTCGGAGATGCGACACGGCTGGTACGAAGAAGGCGCGTTGGTGGACCTGTACCTGGCCGAGCGGGGTTACTAGAGACGACCGGCCGCGTGCATCGCGGCCAAGGAGGAGGACATGGCCTTCTACGACGGCGTGACAGAGCGGCTGGGCTTCATGAAGAAGCTGACCCCCGCGGAGCTGAAGAAGCTGGGGTCGCTGCGCCTGTCGGACCTCATCCAGGGGGAGATCGGCCGGGCGCGAGTGCGCGTGGCGGCGCTGGAGAAGCGCTACCCGTCCGCGACGACCAAGGAGCTGGCGCAGCGGCTGGTGGACGAGAAGAAGAGCCTCGCGAGCATGGTCGGCGGAGTGAGCGGCGTGTTCGGGCTCATCTCGCTGCCGGCGGACCTGACGTTCATGGCCTACCTGCAGCTCGTCCTGCTCACGGACGTGGCCACGCTCTACAAGGCGAACCTCAAGACGGACCGGGCGCGCGGGGAGATGTTGGACCTGTTCGGCTACGCCAACGGGCTGGGGCCGCTGCACCGCTCCGGGCCGAAGGTGCTGGGGAAGCTGGCGGCGCTGCTGCTCGCGAAGGGCGGCATGACGACGCTGGGCCGCGCGATGCCGCTCGTCGCCGCGCCCATCACCGCGTACCTCAACAACCAGCACATCCAGATGGTGGGTGAGCAGGCCGTGCGGTTCTACGAGGGCTTCGACAAGGCGCACGCGAAGGCACGTAGCGCGAAGCGCAAGGCGGCGAGTGGCGAGTAGAGCGCCCCGAGAAAATCCGGTCAGAAACCAGTTCGATATGTCCGTCACGTATTTCCGTTGATGTCTTCGCGGTCCCAGGGGGCCGCGGGATGCCGGATGCGTCGCACGCGGGGCCGGACGCGGCGCTTGCTCATGGCAGGGAGGGGTGCATGACGGAACTCTCGGCGGAGGTGCGCGTGCAGGTGGCGCGTTGGCGGAATCTCCTCGTGGACGCGGCCCGCTGCGGCGCGCTGGAGAGTCCCCTGGACGTCCTGAGCCATCCCCACTGGGAGCCTCGGGAACTCCAGGCGATCTGGTGGCTGCGCTCGGAGAGCCTGCTGCCCGTGGGCGTGCTCGCCACGCGCCTGGGGGGACTGGCCATGCCGCGCTTGAGCCGACTGGTGGACCGGCTGGAGGACGGCGGCCTCGTGCGGCGGGAGCGCTCGGTGCGGCATGATCGCCGGCGCGTGCGCGTGCGCCTCACCGACGCGGGCCGCGCGCTCGCGGATCAGCTGGATGCGCAGGTGCAGGGGCGCATGGCGCAGCGGCTGGCCCCGCTCCAGGGCGAGACGCGCAGCGCGCTGATGGATGTCCTGGAGCTCTGGGTGCAGGCCCTGACCATCCAGGCCCGCACCGCCGAGGAAGTGGCCGAGGAGAACGCCGAGCTGGCCAACGCCCCGGACGAGCTTCTAGCGGCGTCGGCCGCCTGACGAATCTACAGCCGCACCTCCACGACGCCCGAGCGGAGGCAGGCTTCCGCTCCGTCGCCCTCCCATTCATTCCCGGCGCCCTGCACGAACATCGGCAGCACGTCCGAGGTCACGGCGCCCAACCGCCAGTGCCCCGCGCTGTCCGTCTCTCCGCGCATGGGAGGCATCGAGCGATACTTTCCGCCCACCATCACCAGGGCTCCCGCCACGGGACGTCCTTGATGGGTGACGTGAACCTCACAGGACGCGCCGGCGGAAGGCGCTGGCGACAGCCGCACGTCCACGCTCGTGTCGTCCGCGCCCATCTGCGCCACGCTGCTGGGCCGTGACGCATAGGGCGCTGACGCGACCTGGACGCGGTAGGTCCCGGGCTCCAGCAGGGACACCGCCATGCCGTCCTCCTCCGGAACAAACTCCCGCGAAGGCACCGCGCTCCACAGGCCCTGCGCGTCGCGACGCTCCAGCAGGTACACCGGATAGGGCGGCACCACGCGCTCCTTCAACTGCGCTCGCGTGAAGCCATCCATCCTAACGACCAACCACCGGTACAACGGCACGCGCCACTCGACGTCCACCACGCCCCGCATCTCCTCCGTTGGCGTGAAGTCGAAGTCCCACATCGAAGGCGCCGCCGGACGGCCTTCCTCCTTCAGTCCCCGATAGACGTTGAAGCGCGTCGCTCGCCATGCCGGCACGTCGGGGATCGTGAAGCGCCCGTCCGCGTCCACCGGCTCCTCTCCGCCCGGCCAGCTCACCATCCGCCCACCGGACCGGGACGTGTTCCCCAGCAGGACCCGTCCGCGAAGGGTCACCGCGCGACTCAGGCCTTCGGGGAACAGCCGCGCCACGTCCAGCGTCACCGGGGTCACGGTGCCTTCCCGCAGGCGCACCTCGACCGGGCCACCCTCCCGCCCCGAGGGCGCGCGCAACCACAGCCTCACCCCGCGGTCCGGAGGCAGCGGCGCCAGGCGCGTGTCCGCGTCCGGGCTCAGTGGCACCGGCGAGCCATTCACGAGCGCCCAGCCCAGGTCCGGGTTCACCAGCGCCAGCATGGGCTGAAGGGCGCTGGCCCGCTCGGCGTCGTGGGGATCCACGTCGCGTTCGATGCGCACGGAGAACGCCCCCTCCATGTTCCGGGCACCGTCCAACCGGATGCTCACGCCCGTGGGCCGGTTCGCTCGCAGCACGCCCGCGTTCAACGTGCCCGTCTTCGGCAACGCGCCCGGCACGAAGTCCGCCCACCAGAAGGTCCCGTCCGGTTCGAACGCGACCACCTGGTAGCGCGGCGCGGGCGGCACGGCGACGGGCCCCACCACGCCTCCCTGCGACGAAGCGGTGGCCGGCGCAGTCATCCACTCACGCACGTTGGCCAGGTCCTCCAGGCTCGAAGGGCCCACGAGGCTGATTGCCTTCTGCCGCTTCTCCTCCTCCCACCACCCCTCATCCCCTTCAATGATGAACGCCGCGCCCACGCGCGCCTCACCCGCGAACGGATGCGCCCCCTCCAGCGTCGCCGTCAGCCACAGGCCCGCGTCCGAGGCCGCCGCGGCCTCCACTGGATGAGCCGCCTCCAGCACACCAGCGTCCTCGACCCACGTGGACACAGGAGCTGATGGCGGCGCCAGCGGTGACGCGGGCTCGGGACGCAACAGCATCCACAAGCCCACGCCCACGAGCACCACCACCAACATCCCGCCCAGGACCCGCTTCAAGCGCATGCGGCGTCAGTCCGTGTCGCTGTTGGAGTACAGGGACAGCCACACCGGCGCGTGGTCCGACAGCCGGGTGACGTAGTCCAGCGGGTTCGCGATGTAGTCGCGGCCCGTGCTGGAGAACTCCGTCACGTACGTGTCCTGCATCCAGAAGTGGTCGTACGCGTTGGCGTAGCCACCGGACGTGTTCATGGTGGTGGCCACGTCCAGCTTGCACGTCACCGCGGGCGACAAGCCCTTCAGCTGGCTCCAGGACGCGTGGGTGCAGGCCATGTTGTGGTCGCCCACGAGGATGACGTCCTGGTCCGAGGTGCTGGCCGACTGCACGGACGCGAACACGCCGTCGATGGCCTGCGCCTCCAGCGTGCGGTCCGCCGCCGTGCCCCACACCGCGTGCCAGTTGAGGAAGGTGTAGTCAGCGCCCGTGGGCACGTGGCGCACCTTCACCACCTGCGGCTCGCGCTCGAACAGGTCCCCCGTGTCCGTCCACACCGTGGAGGACAAGAGCGACACCGTGTCCGTCCGGTACAGCACCGCGTAGTGCTCCTTGTAGGACGACCGGCCGATGAGCGGCGTCACCACCGCCGTCCACGACACCCCGGAGACCTGCGTCAGGTTCGTCGCGATGGCCGTCGCCGCGGACGCGTCCATCACCTCCTGGAGGAACACCAGGTCACAGCCATTGTTCGAGTTGCTGTTCGCACCGAACTGGTTCCACAGCTGCTTCGCGTCATCCAGGTAGGTCTGCTCGGCCGCCCATCCCTCGTGGCGGAGGTTCCAGCTCACCACCCGGAGATACGAGCCCGCCTGCGCCAACGCAGGGAGCACCAGCACGGACAACACCAGGACGCGCGACAAGAAGGACGGCCCTCTCATTTCACGGCACCTCCAGCCCTA from Corallococcus exiguus harbors:
- a CDS encoding exonuclease/endonuclease/phosphatase family protein, with amino-acid sequence MRGPSFLSRVLVLSVLVLPALAQAGSYLRVVSWNLRHEGWAAEQTYLDDAKQLWNQFGANSNSNNGCDLVFLQEVMDASAATAIATNLTQVSGVSWTAVVTPLIGRSSYKEHYAVLYRTDTVSLLSSTVWTDTGDLFEREPQVVKVRHVPTGADYTFLNWHAVWGTAADRTLEAQAIDGVFASVQSASTSDQDVILVGDHNMACTHASWSQLKGLSPAVTCKLDVATTMNTSGGYANAYDHFWMQDTYVTEFSSTGRDYIANPLDYVTRLSDHAPVWLSLYSNSDTD
- a CDS encoding helix-turn-helix domain-containing protein, whose amino-acid sequence is MTELSAEVRVQVARWRNLLVDAARCGALESPLDVLSHPHWEPRELQAIWWLRSESLLPVGVLATRLGGLAMPRLSRLVDRLEDGGLVRRERSVRHDRRRVRVRLTDAGRALADQLDAQVQGRMAQRLAPLQGETRSALMDVLELWVQALTIQARTAEEVAEENAELANAPDELLAASAA
- a CDS encoding EcsC family protein — translated: MAFYDGVTERLGFMKKLTPAELKKLGSLRLSDLIQGEIGRARVRVAALEKRYPSATTKELAQRLVDEKKSLASMVGGVSGVFGLISLPADLTFMAYLQLVLLTDVATLYKANLKTDRARGEMLDLFGYANGLGPLHRSGPKVLGKLAALLLAKGGMTTLGRAMPLVAAPITAYLNNQHIQMVGEQAVRFYEGFDKAHAKARSAKRKAASGE
- the panD gene encoding aspartate 1-decarboxylase; its protein translation is MRRILFKSKIHRATVTQADLDYEGSVTIDRDLLKAADILPFEKVAVWNVTRGTRLETYALEGESGSGVICINGAAAHLNQPGDLVILATFAEVEEAEAAHWKPTVVFVDGKNRAVPGVTEEIPGPARRIA
- a CDS encoding LEA type 2 family protein, yielding MPMKKRAFLVLFALSLTTLSGCAALQSLLNGAFKKPTLKFKTARLANASLSDATVDLVYELDNPNSLGLKLASVDYAFFVEGKQLVAGKPKEGLNLKSNGKSQIVFPANVKFADIAPVVTTFLDKDVAAFKAQGSLGIQTPLGVLKFPLEKEGTFPVPKIPQVQFQAPRITNVTLSGATVEFPLAITNRNAFPLPVAGITGALKVAGANVGNLSTGNLGMLDGSGTKQVTLPLTINFASAASAAMALRSGGNAQVSLTGNLTSDAQSVPLNLSQLVNFTK
- a CDS encoding carboxypeptidase regulatory-like domain-containing protein; this encodes MRLKRVLGGMLVVVLVGVGLWMLLRPEPASPLAPPSAPVSTWVEDAGVLEAAHPVEAAAASDAGLWLTATLEGAHPFAGEARVGAAFIIEGDEGWWEEEKRQKAISLVGPSSLEDLANVREWMTAPATASSQGGVVGPVAVPPAPRYQVVAFEPDGTFWWADFVPGALPKTGTLNAGVLRANRPTGVSIRLDGARNMEGAFSVRIERDVDPHDAERASALQPMLALVNPDLGWALVNGSPVPLSPDADTRLAPLPPDRGVRLWLRAPSGREGGPVEVRLREGTVTPVTLDVARLFPEGLSRAVTLRGRVLLGNTSRSGGRMVSWPGGEEPVDADGRFTIPDVPAWRATRFNVYRGLKEEGRPAAPSMWDFDFTPTEEMRGVVDVEWRVPLYRWLVVRMDGFTRAQLKERVVPPYPVYLLERRDAQGLWSAVPSREFVPEEDGMAVSLLEPGTYRVQVASAPYASRPSSVAQMGADDTSVDVRLSPAPSAGASCEVHVTHQGRPVAGALVMVGGKYRSMPPMRGETDSAGHWRLGAVTSDVLPMFVQGAGNEWEGDGAEACLRSGVVEVRL